ATCCGGGTTGGCCAATTTTTTTGCCTTGTCGGTCTCCAGCTTCTGGCCCAGCATCGAGACAGCGGCGTATTCGTTCTCGTCTATCTTCTGGTCCTTCTCGGTAAAATTGAGCCCGCAGTTCCAGAAAAGATTATAGCTCCTGCCCAGAGCAACGTTATCCGGCTTTTCCAGATAGATGTTAAGCGCCAAGCCCGAACCATTGTCCAATAAAGCATAGCGTTTTTTGACTATCAGCCCGTTGCCCAGTTTGATCTGGTAGGTCACCGCCCTGTCGGTCTCCTCAGACACCATGAATACATACTGCGAAAGATCCACCGGAACGCCGTTGGCGGCAAGGTCCATGGTCAGGGCCCGGCCGTTCTCCGGGATCAACTGGACCGCCTGGCCGTCCGGCAGTTTGTAGCCCTTGAGATCGTACTCCACCAGACAGGCCCCCTGATTGCTGAACACCGCCCTGAGATCGGCGGATTCCAGCGTTGACTGGACCACCGGGATCTGCGGGGCGGTTTCCTGGGCCGAAGCTCTTTTTTGGGGTTGGGCGACTATTGAGTCTTCCGGCTGCCCGGCGGTGCTTTCCGCCTCCGGCCGGCCGGCCGCCGGCGATCGCTCCTGCGGCGGCTGGACCGGGGCTTGGCCCTTGGGGCTTAAATACTGGAAAGCCACAAATACCCCCAGGATCAGTATCAGCGCGACAAATGTTCTCTTGTTGGAATCCATTACTAAATATTCTTCCCTTCTTTTGTTTTGAGGCCGGGGACCGGGTCATAACCGCCGGCATGGAACGGATGGCAGCGCAGCACCCGGCGGACAGCCAGCCACGATCCGCGCCACGGTCCGTGAGTCCTGACGGCCCCCAGGGCATAGACC
The sequence above is drawn from the Candidatus Edwardsbacteria bacterium genome and encodes:
- the yidD gene encoding membrane protein insertion efficiency factor YidD, whose translation is MLSSLLTFILAFLIQFYRMTVGLLLPDSCRYSPTCSVYALGAVRTHGPWRGSWLAVRRVLRCHPFHAGGYDPVPGLKTKEGKNI